A region from the Sphingopyxis lindanitolerans genome encodes:
- a CDS encoding D-arabinono-1,4-lactone oxidase gives MSWSNWSGSVTAPVAVARPQSEDELAALVRGARKVRATGAGHSFMPLCPSDELILGLDRLAGALSVAADRKSARIPAGWSIKRLTAALWDEGLALANQGDVDPQSLAGAMATGTHGTGVSLGSLAAMARGFRLVGADGVARWCDAATEPDLYQAQRLSLGLFGIATEIEAAVVPAFHLAERIEKRRWDEVRESYDELAERHRHIEFWVFPHADTVILKTLDPCDPCDPPSSTTDIEEAAFRRVLDIAAKLPFLTPFLQRMMMKTRFDGQRRGPAHAIFPSDRTIRFEEMEYELPRAAGLDALTEVIGWIRRKRLPVSFPFEYRTVAADDIWMSPMNAGPVAAISMHQYAKMPWADHFAGAEAIFRAHGGRPHWAKRHTLTRGDVDTLYPMAERYRTVRRAADRQGKFLNPHLEALFS, from the coding sequence ATGAGTTGGAGCAACTGGTCGGGAAGCGTCACCGCGCCCGTCGCTGTCGCCAGGCCGCAGAGCGAGGATGAGCTGGCGGCGCTGGTCCGCGGCGCGCGCAAGGTCCGCGCGACCGGGGCCGGACACAGCTTCATGCCGCTCTGTCCGTCCGACGAATTGATTCTCGGGCTGGATCGCCTCGCCGGTGCGCTGTCGGTCGCAGCCGACCGCAAGAGCGCGCGGATTCCGGCGGGGTGGAGCATCAAGCGCCTGACCGCGGCCTTGTGGGACGAAGGGCTGGCGCTCGCCAACCAGGGCGATGTCGATCCGCAGTCGCTTGCCGGGGCGATGGCGACGGGGACGCACGGCACCGGCGTTTCGCTCGGCTCGCTCGCGGCGATGGCGCGGGGGTTTCGGCTGGTGGGTGCCGACGGCGTGGCGCGCTGGTGCGACGCGGCGACCGAGCCCGACCTGTATCAGGCACAGCGCCTCTCGCTCGGCCTGTTCGGGATCGCGACCGAGATCGAGGCGGCGGTGGTCCCCGCCTTTCACCTTGCCGAACGGATCGAGAAGCGCCGCTGGGACGAGGTGCGCGAAAGCTATGACGAGCTTGCCGAGCGGCATCGCCACATCGAATTCTGGGTCTTCCCGCACGCCGACACGGTGATTTTGAAGACGCTCGATCCCTGCGATCCCTGCGATCCGCCCTCCTCGACCACCGACATCGAGGAAGCCGCCTTTCGCCGGGTGCTCGATATCGCGGCAAAGCTGCCTTTCCTCACGCCCTTCCTCCAGCGGATGATGATGAAGACGCGCTTCGACGGGCAGCGCCGCGGTCCCGCGCACGCGATCTTCCCGTCCGACCGCACGATCCGGTTCGAGGAAATGGAATATGAGCTGCCGCGCGCCGCCGGGCTCGACGCACTCACCGAGGTCATCGGCTGGATCCGCCGCAAGCGGTTGCCGGTCAGCTTTCCGTTCGAATATCGCACCGTCGCCGCCGACGATATCTGGATGAGCCCGATGAACGCGGGCCCGGTCGCCGCGATCTCGATGCACCAATATGCGAAAATGCCGTGGGCGGACCATTTCGCGGGCGCCGAAGCGATTTTTCGCGCTCATGGCGGGCGGCCGCATTGGGCGAAGCGCCACACGCTGACGCGCGGCGATGTCGACACCCTCTATCCGATGGCCGAGCGCTACCGCACCGTGCGCCGCGCCGCCGACCGCCAGGGCAAATTCCTCAACCCCCATCTGGAGGCCTTATTTTCATGA
- a CDS encoding ribonuclease D, with translation MSIYFHEEDLPEGALGPGAVAVDTETMGLNPLRDRLCVVQISDGSGDEHLVRFKPGSAYDAPVLKAIFTDPNRLKIFHFGRFDIASIQHALGVVTAPVYCTKIASKLVRTYTDRHGLKELVRELLGQDVSKQQQSSDWGAADLSDAQRDYAASDVRFLHAMKEVLDARLAREGRTGLAQACFDFLPTRAALDLAGWPETDIFAHT, from the coding sequence ATGAGCATATATTTCCACGAAGAAGATCTGCCCGAGGGCGCGCTGGGGCCGGGCGCGGTTGCGGTGGACACCGAGACCATGGGTCTGAACCCGCTGCGCGACCGATTGTGCGTCGTCCAGATCAGCGACGGGTCGGGCGACGAGCATCTCGTCCGCTTCAAGCCCGGCAGCGCCTATGACGCACCGGTGCTGAAGGCGATATTCACTGACCCCAACCGGTTGAAAATATTTCATTTCGGTCGCTTCGACATCGCCTCGATCCAGCATGCGCTGGGGGTGGTGACGGCGCCCGTCTATTGCACCAAGATCGCCTCGAAGCTGGTGCGCACCTATACCGACCGGCACGGCCTCAAGGAACTGGTGCGCGAGCTGCTCGGCCAGGATGTGTCGAAACAGCAGCAGTCGAGCGACTGGGGCGCGGCCGACCTTTCGGACGCGCAGCGCGACTATGCGGCGAGCGACGTGCGCTTCCTCCACGCGATGAAGGAGGTGCTCGACGCGCGGCTGGCGCGCGAGGGGCGCACCGGATTGGCGCAAGCCTGCTTCGACTTCCTGCCGACCCGCGCGGCGCTCGACCTCGCGGGCTGGCCCGAAACCGATATTTTCGCGCACACGTAA
- a CDS encoding DSD1 family PLP-dependent enzyme: MSDDIRLHAHLVGRQGSRADLNTPVLILDVEALDRNIAALAALTASHGVGLRPHAKTHKSVDIAKRQLDAGALGVCCAKIGEAEVLAEGGIAGILITSPVAAPRAIERLAALAARADGLMAVVDHPAVAERIDAMLGAERATLDVVIDIDPGIARTGVASADAAVDLARAIAALPRLRYRGVQYYCGSQQHIEDHAERRAAIVERTDYLNSVIAALADAGFAPDIVTGSGTGTHRIDLALGVFTELQAGSYVFMDKQYLDCDLTGDGDAPFETALGVDARVVSANHSGLVTIDAGFKALSTDGGVALVRRGAPESAFFAFMGDEHSALIAPDIGRTLAPGDPVTLTVPHCDPTVNLYDHYHVVSGDTLVAIWPVSARGRAR, translated from the coding sequence ATGAGCGACGACATCAGGCTGCACGCGCATCTGGTCGGCCGGCAGGGATCGCGCGCCGACCTCAACACGCCGGTGCTGATCCTCGATGTCGAGGCGCTCGACCGCAACATCGCCGCGCTGGCCGCGCTGACCGCCAGCCATGGCGTCGGCCTGCGCCCGCATGCCAAGACGCACAAGAGCGTCGATATCGCGAAGCGGCAGCTCGATGCGGGCGCGCTCGGCGTCTGCTGCGCCAAGATCGGGGAGGCCGAGGTGCTGGCAGAGGGCGGCATCGCGGGCATCCTCATCACCTCGCCGGTCGCCGCGCCGCGCGCGATCGAACGGCTCGCGGCGCTTGCGGCGCGCGCCGACGGGCTGATGGCGGTGGTCGATCATCCCGCCGTCGCCGAACGGATCGACGCGATGCTGGGGGCCGAGCGTGCGACGCTCGACGTCGTCATCGATATCGATCCGGGCATCGCGCGCACCGGGGTCGCGTCGGCCGACGCCGCGGTCGATCTCGCGCGGGCGATCGCGGCGCTGCCGCGCCTGCGCTACCGCGGCGTGCAATATTATTGCGGGTCGCAGCAGCATATCGAGGATCATGCCGAACGCCGCGCCGCGATCGTCGAACGCACCGATTATCTGAACAGCGTCATCGCGGCGCTCGCCGATGCGGGCTTCGCCCCCGACATCGTCACCGGATCGGGCACCGGCACGCACCGGATCGACCTTGCCCTCGGGGTCTTTACCGAGCTTCAGGCGGGTTCCTATGTCTTTATGGACAAGCAATATCTCGATTGCGACCTGACCGGCGACGGCGATGCGCCGTTCGAGACCGCGCTCGGCGTCGATGCGCGCGTCGTCAGCGCCAATCATTCGGGACTCGTCACGATCGACGCGGGGTTCAAGGCGCTGTCGACCGACGGCGGAGTCGCGCTCGTCCGGCGCGGGGCGCCCGAAAGCGCCTTTTTCGCCTTCATGGGCGACGAGCATTCGGCGCTGATCGCTCCCGACATCGGCCGCACGCTCGCCCCCGGCGATCCGGTGACGCTGACGGTGCCGCACTGCGACCCGACGGTGAATCTTTATGACCATTATCATGTCGTGTCGGGCGACACGCTGGTCGCGATCTGGCCGGTGAGCGCGCGCGGGCGGGCGCGTTGA
- a CDS encoding Dps family protein, translated as MPNTKNQPAVADALNALLADSFALYLKTKNYHWHVQGPRFRDLHLLFDEQAAQILATTDLIAERVRKNGAATLRSIGDVSRRQSIKDDDAASVEADAMIGALAADNRTLLDQLKETKAAAEADGDIATSGLVDGWVDETQQRIWFLEATLGY; from the coding sequence ATGCCCAATACCAAGAACCAGCCCGCCGTCGCCGATGCGCTCAACGCGCTGCTCGCCGACAGCTTCGCGCTGTATCTCAAGACCAAAAATTATCACTGGCATGTGCAGGGGCCGCGCTTTCGCGACCTGCACCTGCTGTTCGACGAGCAGGCGGCGCAGATTCTCGCGACGACCGACCTGATCGCCGAGCGCGTGCGCAAGAATGGCGCGGCGACGCTGCGTTCGATCGGCGACGTGTCGCGGCGCCAGTCGATCAAGGACGACGATGCGGCCTCGGTCGAGGCCGACGCGATGATCGGGGCGCTCGCCGCGGACAACCGGACGCTGCTCGACCAGCTCAAGGAAACCAAGGCCGCGGCCGAAGCGGACGGCGATATCGCGACGAGCGGGCTGGTCGACGGCTGGGTTGACGAGACGCAGCAGCGCATCTGGTTCCTGGAGGCGACTTTGGGATATTAG
- a CDS encoding Rne/Rng family ribonuclease — translation MTTRMLIDARHREETRVAVTKGNRIEEFDFESAEHKQLKGNIYLAKVTRVEPSLQAAFVEYGGNRHGFLAFSEIHPDYYQIPKEDRDALLREEAEHAAEAAMRAEDDLDELEGDVADVEEHDDENGDRDDDRDDRDDYRDDHDEHDDAAHDEGDEGGESTEEGAEGGRGDRRGRGRGGRDGRKGGRGRGRGRRGDDEDGENRMSLRRRYKIQDVIRRRQVMLVQVVKEERGNKGAALTTYLSLAGRYCVLMPNTMHGGGISRKISNGADRRKLKAMIDEMALPPTMGCIVRTAGMARTKVEIKRDFDYLARLWDEIREKTLSSSAPALVHSDSDLVKRAIRDIYHKDIEEVFVEGDEGYKAAKQFMKLLMPSHARRVKQYADPVSLYQRYGVEDQLAGMLNPVVQLKSGGYLVINPTEALVSIDINSGRSTREHNIEQTALSTNLEAAHEIARQLRLRDMAGLIVIDFIDMDHGSNVRKVERAMKDALKNDRARIQVGRISGFGLMEMSRQRLRTGVLEASTRPCPHCEGTGLVRTASSAGLSALRLIEEEAARGKGSKIILRASQEATFYLLNEKRRELREIEELYGVSVEILLDGETEGARMAVEVSGPPPTQRRSFAPIVEIEDDDDDFVEDDEEESEEEEDRPARSERPESPDGEDGEGRKRRRRRRRGRRGRRDEEGNEIAETEGGDEGDTDADTDAADTSVEEAAPVEDAAEATEETAEAKPRRRRGGRGRKKVEEVEAETVAEEAAPAEAEDAEPVAEDVPAAAEEKPKRKRAPRKTKAAATAEAEAAEAVEAPLAEAPVVEPEPEAEPAKPAPRKRPSRAKKAAEPAPETVAEAAAEPVKANEAESSEAQPVAAEADGDETGPDGEPRRGWWQRTFGA, via the coding sequence ATGACCACGCGCATGTTGATCGACGCGCGGCACCGGGAAGAGACCCGGGTCGCCGTCACCAAGGGAAACCGCATCGAGGAGTTTGATTTCGAGTCCGCCGAGCACAAACAGCTCAAGGGCAATATCTATCTGGCCAAGGTGACCCGCGTCGAACCGTCGCTGCAGGCGGCGTTCGTCGAATATGGCGGCAATCGCCACGGATTCCTGGCGTTCAGCGAAATCCACCCCGACTATTACCAGATTCCAAAGGAAGACCGCGACGCGCTGCTGCGCGAAGAGGCCGAACATGCCGCCGAAGCCGCCATGCGCGCCGAGGATGACCTCGACGAACTCGAAGGCGATGTCGCCGACGTCGAGGAGCATGACGACGAGAATGGCGACCGCGACGATGATCGGGACGACCGCGACGACTATCGTGATGATCATGACGAGCATGACGACGCCGCGCATGACGAAGGCGACGAGGGCGGCGAAAGCACCGAGGAAGGCGCGGAAGGCGGTCGCGGCGATCGCCGGGGCCGTGGGCGCGGCGGGCGCGATGGCCGCAAGGGCGGCCGGGGCCGTGGGCGTGGTCGCCGCGGCGACGACGAGGACGGCGAAAACCGTATGTCGCTGCGCCGCCGCTACAAGATTCAGGATGTCATCCGTCGCCGCCAGGTGATGCTGGTCCAGGTCGTCAAGGAGGAACGCGGCAACAAGGGCGCGGCGCTCACCACCTATTTGTCGCTCGCCGGCCGCTATTGCGTGCTGATGCCGAACACGATGCACGGCGGCGGCATCAGCCGCAAGATTTCCAACGGTGCCGATCGCCGCAAGCTGAAGGCGATGATCGACGAGATGGCCCTGCCACCGACGATGGGTTGCATCGTCCGCACCGCGGGGATGGCGCGCACCAAGGTCGAGATCAAACGCGACTTCGACTATCTCGCGCGGCTGTGGGACGAGATTCGCGAAAAGACATTATCGTCGAGCGCGCCGGCGCTGGTCCATTCGGACAGCGACCTCGTCAAGCGCGCGATCCGCGACATCTATCACAAGGATATCGAGGAAGTGTTCGTCGAGGGTGACGAGGGCTACAAGGCCGCGAAGCAGTTCATGAAACTGCTGATGCCGAGCCATGCGCGGCGCGTGAAGCAATATGCCGACCCGGTGTCGCTCTATCAGCGCTACGGCGTCGAGGACCAACTCGCGGGGATGCTCAACCCCGTCGTCCAGTTGAAATCGGGCGGGTATCTGGTGATCAACCCGACCGAGGCTTTGGTGTCGATCGACATCAACTCGGGCCGGTCGACGCGCGAGCATAATATCGAGCAGACCGCGCTCAGCACCAACCTCGAGGCCGCGCACGAAATCGCCCGCCAGCTTCGCCTGCGCGACATGGCCGGGCTGATCGTGATCGACTTCATCGACATGGATCATGGCTCGAACGTCCGCAAGGTCGAACGGGCGATGAAGGACGCGCTCAAGAACGATCGCGCGCGCATCCAGGTCGGCCGCATCTCGGGCTTTGGCCTGATGGAGATGAGCCGCCAGCGCCTGCGCACCGGCGTCCTCGAAGCCTCGACGCGGCCGTGCCCGCATTGCGAAGGCACCGGCCTCGTCCGCACCGCGTCGTCGGCGGGCCTCAGCGCGCTGCGCCTGATCGAAGAGGAAGCCGCGCGCGGCAAGGGCAGCAAGATCATCCTGCGCGCCAGCCAGGAAGCGACCTTCTACCTCCTCAACGAAAAGCGCCGCGAACTGCGCGAGATCGAGGAGCTTTACGGCGTCAGCGTCGAAATCCTCCTCGACGGCGAGACCGAGGGCGCGCGCATGGCGGTCGAGGTCAGCGGCCCGCCGCCGACCCAGCGCCGCAGCTTTGCCCCGATCGTCGAGATCGAGGACGACGACGATGATTTCGTCGAAGACGACGAGGAGGAAAGCGAAGAGGAAGAGGATCGCCCCGCGCGCAGCGAGCGGCCGGAAAGCCCCGACGGCGAGGATGGCGAAGGCCGCAAGCGCCGTCGCCGCCGCCGTCGCGGCCGTCGCGGCCGTCGTGACGAGGAAGGCAATGAAATCGCCGAGACCGAGGGCGGCGACGAAGGCGATACCGACGCCGACACCGACGCCGCAGACACCTCCGTCGAAGAGGCCGCTCCGGTAGAGGATGCGGCAGAGGCAACCGAAGAAACCGCCGAAGCCAAGCCGCGCCGCCGCCGCGGCGGACGCGGCCGCAAGAAGGTCGAGGAGGTCGAAGCCGAAACCGTCGCCGAGGAAGCCGCTCCGGCCGAAGCCGAAGACGCCGAACCGGTCGCCGAAGACGTGCCCGCCGCCGCTGAGGAAAAGCCGAAGCGCAAGCGCGCGCCGCGCAAGACCAAGGCCGCGGCGACCGCCGAAGCCGAGGCTGCGGAGGCCGTCGAAGCGCCGCTGGCCGAAGCCCCGGTCGTCGAGCCCGAGCCCGAGGCCGAACCCGCCAAGCCCGCGCCCAGAAAGCGGCCGAGCCGCGCCAAGAAGGCGGCCGAGCCGGCACCCGAAACCGTCGCCGAGGCGGCCGCTGAGCCTGTCAAGGCGAACGAGGCCGAGTCGAGCGAGGCCCAACCGGTCGCCGCCGAAGCGGATGGCGACGAAACCGGCCCCGACGGCGAACCCCGCCGCGGCTGGTGGCAGCGCACCTTCGGCGCCTGA
- the lptC gene encoding LPS export ABC transporter periplasmic protein LptC, translating to MSERADHDRTMRRLWAAKGSSHDRVVRILRYGLPLVIGVIAAVLVFSPFTQRTEISFLLAKDKVDMASERMKVTRAEYRGQDSKGQPFALLAGSAVQKSSAEPIVRMQDLSGAIRLQDGPATIAAAAGQYNMDTEKVTVPGTVKVRSADGYAIDASNVAIDLKGRSLAGTGGVDGTLNIGQFSANQLSADLDSRIVRLSGNAKLRINQGALKK from the coding sequence ATGTCCGAACGCGCCGACCATGACCGCACGATGCGCCGCCTGTGGGCCGCGAAAGGGTCGAGCCACGACCGCGTCGTGCGCATCCTGCGCTATGGCCTGCCGCTCGTCATCGGGGTGATCGCGGCGGTCCTCGTCTTTTCGCCCTTCACCCAGCGCACCGAAATCAGCTTCCTGCTCGCCAAGGACAAGGTCGACATGGCGAGCGAGCGGATGAAGGTGACGCGCGCCGAATATCGCGGCCAGGATTCGAAGGGCCAGCCCTTTGCCCTGCTCGCGGGGAGCGCGGTGCAGAAGAGTTCGGCCGAACCGATCGTGCGCATGCAGGATCTGTCGGGGGCGATTCGCCTGCAGGACGGTCCGGCGACGATCGCCGCCGCGGCGGGACAATATAATATGGACACCGAAAAAGTGACGGTGCCCGGCACGGTCAAGGTGCGCAGCGCCGACGGCTATGCGATCGATGCGAGCAATGTCGCGATCGACCTTAAAGGACGCAGCCTTGCGGGCACCGGCGGTGTCGACGGCACATTGAATATCGGCCAATTTTCGGCCAATCAGCTTTCGGCCGATCTCGACAGCCGTATCGTGCGCCTGTCGGGCAATGCCAAGCTGCGGATCAACCAGGGAGCGCTGAAGAAATGA
- a CDS encoding N-acetylmuramoyl-L-alanine amidase family protein, which translates to MVSNRRWFSSWARRGGQAAALALVLTSLSSPMAQSGDAFRHSVGLDRAPGAEAARFRADRPKKRYSVTVPIGKPKPALPLPAIEGPADPRLPLVVIDAGHGGHDPGAISPHGGQREKDITLALAGAIRDALIASGRVRVALTRADDRFLVLEERYGIARRLKADLFLSIHADAATNEEAHGASIYTLSEVASDREAARLAARENKANIINGVDLGAHGSAVSSILLDLTQRETMNSAADFARLLQREASDEMQFRTTAHRFASFVVLKAPDTPSILFETGFVSNKDDVEFLASKAGQQKVARGVRDAVLIHFARRTATAR; encoded by the coding sequence ATGGTTTCGAACAGGCGCTGGTTTTCTTCATGGGCGCGACGCGGCGGTCAGGCGGCTGCGCTGGCGCTCGTCTTGACGAGCCTGTCGTCGCCGATGGCGCAATCGGGCGACGCTTTCCGGCACAGCGTCGGGCTCGACCGCGCACCGGGGGCCGAAGCCGCCCGGTTCCGGGCCGATCGGCCGAAAAAGCGCTACAGCGTCACCGTTCCGATCGGCAAGCCGAAGCCCGCGCTGCCGCTTCCCGCGATCGAAGGGCCGGCCGACCCGCGCCTGCCGCTTGTCGTGATCGACGCCGGGCATGGCGGGCACGACCCCGGCGCGATCTCGCCGCACGGCGGCCAGCGCGAGAAGGACATCACCCTCGCGCTCGCCGGGGCGATCCGCGATGCGCTGATCGCGTCGGGCCGGGTGCGCGTCGCGCTCACCCGCGCCGACGACCGCTTTCTGGTGCTCGAGGAGCGCTATGGCATCGCGCGGCGGCTGAAGGCCGATCTCTTCCTGTCGATCCACGCCGACGCCGCGACGAACGAGGAGGCGCACGGCGCGTCGATCTATACGCTGTCCGAGGTCGCGTCGGATCGCGAAGCCGCGCGGCTCGCGGCGCGCGAGAACAAGGCGAACATCATCAACGGCGTCGACCTGGGCGCGCATGGCAGCGCGGTGTCGTCGATCCTGCTCGACCTTACCCAGCGCGAGACGATGAACAGCGCGGCGGATTTCGCGCGCCTGCTCCAGCGCGAGGCGTCGGACGAGATGCAATTCCGCACGACCGCGCACCGTTTCGCCTCCTTCGTCGTGCTCAAGGCGCCCGACACGCCGTCGATCCTGTTCGAGACGGGGTTCGTGTCGAACAAGGACGACGTCGAATTTCTCGCCTCGAAGGCGGGGCAGCAGAAGGTCGCGCGCGGCGTGCGCGACGCGGTGCTGATCCATTTTGCGCGGCGGACCGCCACGGCCCGCTGA
- a CDS encoding cold-shock protein produces the protein MSFNKDRRGPRGRGKRDDFGNFDSFEPAPYGGDSYGGGNRGGGFGDRGGGFGGGDRSGGGGGGFGGGDRGGFGGGRGGGMPAQVVGEGNGTVKFFNPSKGFGFVARDDGGEDVFVHISAVEQAGLQGLASGQPLGFTLVERNGKVSAIDLKIEGEPMPVEDFAPRRDDRAGGDRPAPGGARGRRQLTGERTSGTVKFFNTTKGFGFIARDDGQADAFVHISAVQRAGMAGLNEGDRVAFDIEVDDRGKFAAVNLQPEA, from the coding sequence ATGAGTTTCAACAAGGATCGCCGCGGCCCGCGGGGACGCGGCAAGCGCGATGATTTCGGCAATTTCGACAGCTTTGAACCCGCACCCTATGGCGGCGACAGCTATGGTGGCGGCAATCGTGGCGGCGGCTTCGGCGACCGTGGCGGCGGCTTCGGCGGCGGCGATCGCAGCGGTGGCGGCGGCGGTGGTTTCGGCGGCGGCGACCGTGGCGGCTTCGGCGGCGGACGCGGCGGCGGCATGCCGGCGCAGGTCGTCGGCGAAGGCAATGGCACCGTGAAATTCTTCAACCCGTCAAAGGGTTTCGGCTTCGTCGCGCGCGACGATGGCGGCGAAGACGTCTTCGTCCACATCAGCGCGGTCGAGCAGGCGGGCCTCCAGGGTCTCGCCTCGGGCCAGCCGCTCGGCTTCACGCTCGTCGAACGCAACGGCAAGGTATCGGCGATCGATCTCAAGATCGAAGGCGAACCGATGCCGGTCGAGGATTTCGCGCCGCGCCGCGATGATCGCGCCGGCGGGGATCGTCCGGCGCCCGGCGGCGCCCGCGGTCGGCGCCAGCTGACCGGCGAACGCACCTCGGGCACGGTGAAATTCTTCAACACGACGAAGGGCTTCGGCTTCATCGCGCGCGACGACGGACAGGCCGATGCCTTCGTCCACATCAGCGCGGTGCAGCGTGCCGGCATGGCCGGCCTCAACGAGGGCGACCGCGTCGCTTTCGATATCGAGGTCGACGATCGCGGCAAGTTCGCCGCGGTGAACCTGCAGCCCGAAGCATAA
- a CDS encoding LptA/OstA family protein, giving the protein MIAGAGFALTSLAILATGGGAPAQAQALANHNSNAPVDFDAGSIEVQDRADRVVLSGGVTVTQAGLTVRAPRMTVAYTRSGGTDVNRLDATGGVTVNKGDETAKGNVAIYDLDKRLITMVGNVQLQQGGNHLTGGRLVIDLNSGRATVDGRGAARGPDGNPITGGTNGRVTGTFSVPQRTQ; this is encoded by the coding sequence ATGATCGCGGGCGCGGGCTTCGCGCTCACCAGCCTGGCGATTCTCGCGACCGGCGGCGGCGCCCCGGCGCAGGCGCAGGCGCTCGCCAACCACAACAGCAATGCCCCGGTCGATTTCGACGCCGGCAGCATCGAGGTGCAGGACCGCGCCGACCGCGTCGTGCTGTCGGGCGGCGTCACGGTGACGCAGGCGGGCCTGACGGTGCGCGCGCCGCGGATGACCGTCGCCTATACGCGATCGGGCGGCACCGACGTCAACCGGCTCGATGCGACCGGCGGGGTGACCGTGAACAAGGGCGACGAGACCGCGAAGGGCAATGTCGCCATCTATGACCTCGACAAGCGCCTGATCACGATGGTCGGCAATGTCCAGTTGCAGCAGGGCGGCAATCACCTGACCGGCGGGCGGTTGGTGATCGACCTCAACAGCGGCCGCGCGACGGTCGACGGGCGCGGCGCGGCGCGCGGACCCGACGGCAATCCGATCACCGGTGGGACCAACGGGCGCGTCACCGGAACCTTCTCGGTTCCGCAAAGGACGCAGTAA